A single genomic interval of Aedes aegypti strain LVP_AGWG chromosome 1, AaegL5.0 Primary Assembly, whole genome shotgun sequence harbors:
- the LOC110674063 gene encoding protein glass isoform X3 codes for MIAPKQLHMRIKQECPSSCGGSGCSSCQESTSLPLPGLHGSDFVDCGNCLDHNGALSSQTNLGNYWSEDMSTFPGLPPLDIDPLPSLFPFSPCGATYNRPERPSHDVADVLLSLKHAVLKQSPDPQQLPQPPSPGAFAPPQASLSYTVHPQMLLSPVGHHNHNSHYSQAQSQSGSYPSNYYETSCAQHSTPIYPSMSVNVSMNMTMHGYGSADGPMPMQCSQMQWGPQTPGSSSVNVLYPPLLSPVPYPAGATYSFTADFRPQNQTQNLSPILESSKASSLQSHHQKSYYQPTAADYSPPKSPPEYEQTDFQLKMKTEKSLGITFEEEDGSGSDGQNGDNKPNLCRLCGKTYARPSTLKTHLRTHSGERPYRCSDCSKSFSQAANLAAHIRTHTGQKPFRCPICDRRFSQSSSVTTHMRTHSGERPYRCRACKKAFSDSSTLTKHLRIHSGEKPYQCKLCLLRFSQSGNLNRHMRVHGTNGQALMT; via the exons GAATGTCCATCGTCTTGCGGTGGGAGCGGCTGTTCTAGCTGTCAGGAGAGCACATCGCTTCCCTTGCCGGGCTTACACGGATCGGATTTCGTCGACTGCGGAAACTGTCTCGACCACAACGGTGCGCTCAG CTCACAAACCAACCTAGGCAACTACTGGAGCGAAGATATGAGCACATTCCCAGGACTGCCACCATTGGATATCGACCCGTTACCTAGCTTGTTCCCCTTCTCGCCTTGTGGTGCTACGTACAA CAGACCCGAACGTCCCTCGCACGACGTGGCCGATGTGCTGTTGTCGTTAAAACACGCCGTCCTCAAGCAGAGCCCGGATCCGCAGCAGTTGCCCCAGCCGCCATCACCCGGCGCCTTTGCCCCACCTCAGGCCTCGCTCTCGTACACCGTGCACCCGCAGATGCTCCTGTCGCCGGTTGGCCACCACAATCACAATTCGCACTACAGTCAAGCTCAATCTCAGAGTGGATCTTATCCCTCGAACTATTACGAAACGTCTTGTGCACAACATTCAACGCCAATCTACCCGAGCATGAGTGTGAACGTTAGCATGAACATGACCATGCACGGTTACGGATCAGCGGACGGCCCAATGCCCATGCAGTGCTCCCAGATGCAGTGGGGCCCACAAACTCCGGGGTCCTCGTCGGTGAACGTTCTCTACCCACCGCTGCTCAGTCCAGTTCCGTATCCGGCTGGTGCTACCTATTCGTTCACCGCCGACTTCAGGCCACAAAATCAAACGCAGAATCTATCGCCAATATTGGAATCCTCAAAGGCTTCCAGCTTACAGTCGCACCATCAAAAATCGTACTATCAGCCGACCGCGGCCGACTACTCTCCGCCAAAGAGTCCCCCCGAATACGAGCAGACCGACTTTCAACTGAAGATGAAAACGGAAAAGTCTCTGGGAATCACCTTCGAAGAAGAGGACGGCAGTGGCAGCGATGGCCAAAACGGGGACAACAAACCGAACCTGTGTCGGCTCTGCGGGAAAACGTACGCCAGGCCAAGTACGCTCAAAACCCATCTGCGAACGCACTCCGGAGAGCGTCCCTATCGGTGTTCGGATTGCAGCAAGAGTTTCAGCCAAGCGGCCAATCTGGCGGCTCACATTCGCACCCACACCGGGCAGAAACCGTTCCGTTGTCCGATTTGCGATCGGCGATTCTCGCAGAGTTCCAGCGTGACGACCCACATGCGGACCCATTCCGGCGAGCGGCCCTATCGCTGTCGAGCCTGCAAGAAGGCGTTCAGTGATAGTTCGACGCTCACGAAACATCTGAGGATCCACAGCGGGGAAAAGCCTTACCAGTGTAAGCTGTGCTTGTTGAG
- the LOC110674063 gene encoding protein glass isoform X4, whose protein sequence is MSTFPGLPPLDIDPLPSLFPFSPCGATYNRPERPSHDVADVLLSLKHAVLKQSPDPQQLPQPPSPGAFAPPQASLSYTVHPQMLLSPVGHHNHNSHYSQAQSQSGSYPSNYYETSCAQHSTPIYPSMSVNVSMNMTMHGYGSADGPMPMQCSQMQWGPQTPGSSSVNVLYPPLLSPVPYPAGATYSFTADFRPQNQTQNLSPILESSKASSLQSHHQKSYYQPTAADYSPPKSPPEYEQTDFQLKMKTEKSLGITFEEEDGSGSDGQNGDNKPNLCRLCGKTYARPSTLKTHLRTHSGERPYRCSDCSKSFSQAANLAAHIRTHTGQKPFRCPICDRRFSQSSSVTTHMRTHSGERPYRCRACKKAFSDSSTLTKHLRIHSGEKPYQCKLCLLRFSQSGNLNRHMRVHGTNGQALMT, encoded by the exons ATGAGCACATTCCCAGGACTGCCACCATTGGATATCGACCCGTTACCTAGCTTGTTCCCCTTCTCGCCTTGTGGTGCTACGTACAA CAGACCCGAACGTCCCTCGCACGACGTGGCCGATGTGCTGTTGTCGTTAAAACACGCCGTCCTCAAGCAGAGCCCGGATCCGCAGCAGTTGCCCCAGCCGCCATCACCCGGCGCCTTTGCCCCACCTCAGGCCTCGCTCTCGTACACCGTGCACCCGCAGATGCTCCTGTCGCCGGTTGGCCACCACAATCACAATTCGCACTACAGTCAAGCTCAATCTCAGAGTGGATCTTATCCCTCGAACTATTACGAAACGTCTTGTGCACAACATTCAACGCCAATCTACCCGAGCATGAGTGTGAACGTTAGCATGAACATGACCATGCACGGTTACGGATCAGCGGACGGCCCAATGCCCATGCAGTGCTCCCAGATGCAGTGGGGCCCACAAACTCCGGGGTCCTCGTCGGTGAACGTTCTCTACCCACCGCTGCTCAGTCCAGTTCCGTATCCGGCTGGTGCTACCTATTCGTTCACCGCCGACTTCAGGCCACAAAATCAAACGCAGAATCTATCGCCAATATTGGAATCCTCAAAGGCTTCCAGCTTACAGTCGCACCATCAAAAATCGTACTATCAGCCGACCGCGGCCGACTACTCTCCGCCAAAGAGTCCCCCCGAATACGAGCAGACCGACTTTCAACTGAAGATGAAAACGGAAAAGTCTCTGGGAATCACCTTCGAAGAAGAGGACGGCAGTGGCAGCGATGGCCAAAACGGGGACAACAAACCGAACCTGTGTCGGCTCTGCGGGAAAACGTACGCCAGGCCAAGTACGCTCAAAACCCATCTGCGAACGCACTCCGGAGAGCGTCCCTATCGGTGTTCGGATTGCAGCAAGAGTTTCAGCCAAGCGGCCAATCTGGCGGCTCACATTCGCACCCACACCGGGCAGAAACCGTTCCGTTGTCCGATTTGCGATCGGCGATTCTCGCAGAGTTCCAGCGTGACGACCCACATGCGGACCCATTCCGGCGAGCGGCCCTATCGCTGTCGAGCCTGCAAGAAGGCGTTCAGTGATAGTTCGACGCTCACGAAACATCTGAGGATCCACAGCGGGGAAAAGCCTTACCAGTGTAAGCTGTGCTTGTTGAG